Proteins from one Amycolatopsis benzoatilytica AK 16/65 genomic window:
- a CDS encoding IS30 family transposase, with amino-acid sequence MAEGVGTVEACRVVGVDRRTGHRWRHGRPSRAGRTAVRSPAPPSRPAPVADARPEAQSRFLTQQERLAIADLRRAGAGVRAIARELGRDPATISRELARNARPGSRGYRPYAAQARADARRKRPKTGKIAACPELRDLVQGMLRKKFSPEQISQRLRRDHPDRPELHVTPETVYQALYVQGRGELRRELHRALRTGRAVRKPRRTGEARRPRFAEPMVMISERPAEAADRAVPGHWEGDLIIGKDGASAIATLVERATRYTLLVPLPHGRGADAVRDALVTAMHTLPDHLTRSLTWDQGSEMGRHREFTIATGIPVYFCDPHSPWQRGSNENTNGLLRQYFPKGTDLSLHSPEHLAAVAAELNCRPRKTLGWDTPAERLATLLTETS; translated from the coding sequence GTGGCGGAAGGCGTGGGCACTGTCGAGGCGTGCCGGGTTGTCGGGGTCGACCGGCGGACCGGGCACCGGTGGCGGCACGGGCGGCCGAGCCGGGCGGGGCGGACGGCCGTGCGGTCGCCGGCCCCGCCCTCGCGTCCGGCCCCCGTCGCCGATGCCCGCCCCGAGGCGCAGTCGCGGTTCCTGACGCAGCAGGAACGGCTGGCGATCGCCGACCTGCGCCGGGCAGGGGCCGGGGTCCGCGCGATCGCCCGGGAACTGGGCCGCGATCCCGCCACGATCAGCCGCGAACTGGCCCGCAACGCCCGTCCCGGCAGCCGCGGCTACCGGCCCTACGCCGCCCAGGCCCGCGCCGACGCGCGCCGCAAACGGCCCAAGACCGGCAAGATCGCGGCCTGTCCCGAGCTGCGCGACCTCGTGCAGGGCATGCTGCGCAAGAAGTTCAGCCCGGAGCAGATCAGCCAGCGGCTGCGCCGCGACCACCCCGACCGCCCGGAGCTGCACGTGACCCCCGAAACCGTCTACCAGGCCCTCTACGTCCAAGGCCGCGGCGAACTGCGCCGCGAACTGCACCGCGCGCTGCGCACCGGCCGCGCCGTGCGCAAACCCCGCCGCACCGGCGAAGCCCGCCGGCCCCGCTTCGCCGAACCCATGGTCATGATCAGCGAACGCCCCGCCGAAGCCGCCGACCGCGCCGTCCCCGGCCACTGGGAAGGCGACCTGATCATCGGCAAGGACGGAGCCTCCGCCATCGCCACCCTGGTCGAACGCGCCACCCGCTACACGCTCCTGGTCCCCCTGCCCCACGGCCGCGGCGCCGACGCCGTCCGCGACGCCCTCGTCACCGCCATGCACACCCTGCCCGACCACCTGACACGGTCCCTGACCTGGGACCAAGGCTCGGAAATGGGCCGACACCGCGAATTCACCATCGCCACCGGCATCCCCGTCTACTTCTGCGACCCCCACAGCCCCTGGCAACGCGGCAGCAACGAAAACACCAACGGCCTGCTGCGCCAGTACTTCCCCAAAGGCACCGACCTCTCCCTCCACAGCCCCGAACACCTCGCCGCCGTCGCCGCAGAGCTCAACTGCCGCCCACGCAAAACGCTCGGCTGGGACACCCCAGCCGAACGCCTCGCTACACTCCTCACCGAAACCAGCTAA
- a CDS encoding GtrA family protein has product MPAVPIADRFARLCETAVRILPFGLPRIVAPSFLGFAVINGFTFGVDLLLLTLFHGGLGWPVWLSISLGYLIAFGLSFVLNRALNFRSHAPVGRQAARYVLAIVVNYAAFLLGLGAGLSALGLEYHLSRIIAGACEGVFMYSVMRWVVFAKQQEPVSA; this is encoded by the coding sequence GTGCCCGCCGTGCCGATCGCCGACCGTTTCGCCCGACTCTGCGAAACGGCGGTGCGGATCCTGCCGTTCGGGCTGCCCCGGATCGTCGCGCCGAGCTTCCTCGGCTTCGCCGTCATCAACGGCTTCACGTTCGGCGTCGATCTGCTGCTGCTGACACTGTTCCACGGCGGTCTCGGCTGGCCGGTGTGGCTGTCGATCAGCTTGGGTTACCTGATCGCGTTCGGGCTGAGCTTCGTCTTGAACCGCGCGCTCAACTTCCGTTCGCACGCACCGGTCGGCCGCCAGGCCGCGCGGTACGTGCTCGCGATCGTGGTCAACTATGCGGCGTTCCTGCTCGGGCTCGGCGCCGGATTATCCGCGCTGGGCCTGGAATACCACCTGTCGCGGATCATCGCCGGCGCGTGCGAGGGCGTCTTCATGTACTCGGTGATGCGCTGGGTGGTGTTCGCGAAGCAGCAGGAGCCGGTCAGCGCGTGA
- the thpR gene encoding RNA 2',3'-cyclic phosphodiesterase: MRLFSALRPPADVAAEVARALGPRGESLRWTDPAGWHVTLAFYGQADPAERTRFLAAALAGRNSVDVRLSGSGTFPGVLWLGVAGEGLAGLAAAAGAEPEREYRPHLTLARLARAHDPAAWTERLAEFRSRVWTVDRVELMGGGSPYRTLASWPLGRPGS; the protein is encoded by the coding sequence GTGCGGCTGTTCTCCGCGCTGCGCCCGCCCGCCGACGTCGCGGCGGAGGTCGCGCGCGCACTCGGCCCGCGAGGCGAGTCGCTGCGCTGGACGGATCCGGCCGGATGGCACGTCACGCTCGCTTTCTACGGCCAAGCCGACCCGGCCGAACGCACCAGGTTCCTCGCCGCCGCGCTGGCCGGCCGTAACTCCGTTGACGTCCGGCTGTCCGGTTCGGGAACATTCCCGGGAGTGCTGTGGCTGGGAGTGGCGGGGGAGGGCCTCGCCGGTCTCGCCGCCGCCGCCGGTGCCGAGCCGGAACGGGAGTACCGCCCGCACCTGACGCTCGCCCGGCTCGCCCGCGCACACGATCCGGCTGCCTGGACGGAGCGGCTCGCGGAATTCCGCAGCCGGGTCTGGACCGTGGACCGGGTCGAGCTGATGGGCGGCGGCAGCCCGTACCGCACGCTCGCCAGCTGGCCGCTGGGCCGGCCGGGCAGCTGA
- the dapB gene encoding 4-hydroxy-tetrahydrodipicolinate reductase — protein MTESPIRVGVLGARGRMGATVVKAVEGAADQELVAALDAGDDFAALANAQVVVDFTHPDAVMDNLRWLIAHDLHGVVGTTGFSEERLAQLRGLLAEKPSVGVLIAPNFALGAVLAMRFAAQAAKFYASAEIIELHHNRKADAPSGTAAHTARMIAAARAEAGVVPGPDATTSELDGARGATVEDVHVHSVRLPGLVAHEEILFGGEGETLTIRHDSLDRTSFMPGVLLGVRSVLARPGLTVGLENVLDL, from the coding sequence ATGACCGAGTCCCCGATCCGCGTCGGCGTGCTGGGCGCACGCGGCCGCATGGGCGCGACCGTGGTGAAAGCCGTGGAAGGCGCCGCGGACCAGGAACTGGTGGCCGCGCTGGACGCCGGCGACGACTTCGCCGCGCTGGCGAACGCCCAGGTGGTCGTGGACTTCACGCACCCGGACGCAGTGATGGACAACCTGCGCTGGCTCATCGCGCACGACCTGCACGGGGTGGTCGGCACGACCGGGTTCAGCGAGGAGCGGCTCGCGCAGCTGCGCGGCCTGCTGGCGGAGAAGCCGTCGGTGGGCGTGCTGATCGCGCCGAACTTCGCGCTCGGCGCGGTGCTGGCGATGCGGTTCGCGGCACAGGCGGCGAAGTTCTACGCCTCGGCCGAGATCATCGAGCTGCACCACAACCGCAAGGCCGACGCTCCGTCCGGCACCGCCGCGCACACCGCGCGGATGATCGCCGCCGCGCGCGCCGAGGCCGGCGTCGTCCCGGGGCCGGACGCCACGACGTCCGAATTGGACGGTGCCCGCGGCGCGACGGTGGAGGACGTCCACGTGCACTCGGTTCGTCTGCCGGGGCTGGTGGCGCACGAGGAAATCCTCTTCGGCGGCGAAGGCGAAACGCTGACCATCCGGCACGATTCGCTGGACCGCACGTCGTTCATGCCGGGCGTGCTGCTCGGCGTGCGCTCGGTGCTCGCGCGGCCCGGCCTGACGGTCGGCCTGGAGAACGTGCTCGACCTGTGA
- a CDS encoding ADP-ribosylglycohydrolase family protein, with translation MRRDIAGQATHLSRVRGSLLGGALGDALGNPVEFLSLAGIRDRYGDRGITELATNRAGLAEITDDTQMSLFTIEGLRDGYYRARTRGIGGAIASFVHASYLRWLDTQDYPEPPAADSLPHRTGSLRKESWLYAVRAPGNACLSGLRSGQTVEPFAELTGKPGPVNPDSKGCGTVMRSAPFGFLGDPRSAFLLAGNCAQLTHGHPTGYYAAASFAEIIAWLMNGESLRGAVLQSLRTLASHPGHEETSAALRAALDLADEGDPTAGKVERLGAGWIAEEALAIGVYSALATVTGSDEFDIVKARLRLSVNHSGDSDSTGSVCGNLIGAVRGDVGLPFDWLRLVEARGQISAVADDFVLSTGQARSW, from the coding sequence ATGCGACGCGACATAGCCGGCCAGGCCACGCATCTGTCCCGGGTGCGCGGCAGTCTGCTGGGCGGCGCGCTCGGCGACGCGCTGGGCAATCCGGTGGAATTCCTTTCCCTCGCCGGCATTCGCGACCGCTACGGCGATCGCGGCATCACCGAGCTGGCCACGAATCGCGCCGGCCTCGCCGAGATCACCGACGACACGCAGATGTCGCTGTTCACGATCGAGGGCCTGCGCGACGGGTACTACCGGGCCAGGACGCGGGGCATCGGCGGTGCGATCGCGAGCTTCGTGCACGCGTCGTACCTGCGCTGGCTCGACACCCAGGACTATCCGGAGCCGCCGGCCGCGGACAGCCTGCCGCACCGCACCGGCAGTCTCCGGAAGGAATCTTGGCTGTACGCGGTGCGCGCGCCGGGCAACGCTTGCCTGTCCGGCTTGCGGTCCGGGCAGACCGTCGAGCCGTTCGCGGAGCTGACCGGCAAGCCCGGCCCGGTGAACCCTGACTCCAAGGGCTGCGGAACGGTGATGCGTTCGGCGCCGTTCGGCTTCCTCGGCGACCCGCGCTCGGCGTTCCTGCTCGCGGGCAACTGCGCGCAGCTCACCCACGGCCATCCGACCGGCTACTACGCGGCCGCCTCGTTCGCCGAGATCATCGCCTGGCTGATGAACGGCGAGTCCCTGCGCGGTGCGGTCTTGCAGAGCCTGCGCACCCTCGCGAGCCACCCCGGCCACGAGGAGACCTCCGCCGCCTTGCGTGCGGCGCTCGACCTCGCCGACGAAGGAGACCCCACCGCGGGCAAGGTGGAGCGGCTCGGTGCCGGGTGGATCGCGGAGGAGGCACTCGCGATCGGGGTGTACTCCGCGTTGGCGACGGTGACCGGGTCCGACGAGTTCGACATCGTGAAGGCACGGCTTCGCCTGTCGGTGAACCACTCGGGCGACAGCGATTCGACGGGTTCGGTGTGCGGCAACCTGATCGGGGCCGTCCGAGGCGACGTCGGCCTGCCCTTCGACTGGCTCCGGCTCGTCGAAGCGCGCGGCCAGATCAGCGCGGTCGCGGACGACTTCGTCCTTTCCACCGGCCAGGCCCGAAGCTGGTGA
- a CDS encoding M16 family metallopeptidase: MARQVSGHEQPVGTTRTLESTADGAVVKRSVLPGGLRVITEHVPASRSATVGLWVGVGSRDEPLAVAGAAHYLEHLLFKGTANRDATQIAEEIDAVGGEFNAFTAKEHTCYYAQVLDADLPLALDLVTDVVFEAQCTDRDMDMERSVVLEEIAMRDDDPEDLLHEEFVSAILGEHPLGRPVLGTEKSITEMSPVALRGFYRRRYTLPRMVLAVAGNIEHGQVLRLVKRALKERLGGAATPVAPRAGRARLKTVPKLALHSDDTEQAHVMLGFRALPRHDDRRFTLSVLNAALGGGMSSRLFQEIRERRGLAYQVYSSVASYADLGHMSVYAGCQPERLGQVAGVIREVLDGVAADGLTDAEVMRAKGQLRGGLVLGLEDTSSRMSRIGKNELNYGRYLGVDDTIARIDAVTTEDVCALARTLLRSPGGVSSAAVVGPYAHADDLPDDLHEVIAS, from the coding sequence TTGGCACGGCAGGTTTCCGGGCACGAGCAGCCCGTCGGCACCACCCGTACGCTCGAGTCCACTGCGGACGGTGCGGTCGTCAAGCGGAGCGTGCTGCCCGGCGGCCTGCGGGTGATCACCGAGCACGTGCCCGCGTCCCGTTCGGCGACGGTCGGGCTGTGGGTCGGCGTCGGTTCGCGTGACGAGCCGCTCGCCGTCGCGGGCGCGGCGCACTACCTGGAACACTTGCTGTTCAAGGGAACCGCCAACCGCGATGCCACCCAGATCGCCGAGGAGATCGACGCGGTCGGCGGCGAATTCAACGCGTTCACCGCGAAAGAGCACACCTGCTACTACGCGCAGGTGCTCGACGCGGACCTGCCGCTCGCGCTCGACCTCGTCACCGACGTGGTTTTCGAAGCGCAGTGCACCGACCGCGACATGGACATGGAACGCAGCGTCGTGCTCGAAGAGATCGCGATGCGCGACGACGACCCGGAAGACCTGCTGCACGAGGAATTCGTCAGCGCGATCCTCGGCGAGCACCCGCTCGGCCGTCCGGTGCTCGGCACGGAGAAGTCCATCACCGAGATGTCCCCGGTTGCGCTGCGCGGGTTCTACCGTCGCCGGTACACGCTGCCGCGGATGGTCCTCGCGGTCGCCGGGAACATCGAGCACGGCCAGGTGCTGCGGCTGGTCAAGCGCGCGCTGAAGGAACGTCTCGGGGGTGCCGCGACGCCGGTCGCCCCGCGAGCCGGCCGCGCGCGGCTGAAGACGGTGCCGAAGCTGGCGCTGCACTCGGACGACACCGAGCAGGCGCACGTGATGCTCGGCTTCCGGGCGCTGCCGCGGCACGACGACCGCCGCTTCACCCTGTCGGTGCTCAACGCGGCGCTGGGCGGAGGGATGAGCTCCCGGCTGTTCCAGGAGATCCGCGAGCGGCGCGGCCTGGCCTACCAGGTGTACTCGTCGGTGGCGAGCTACGCCGACCTCGGCCACATGTCGGTGTATGCGGGTTGCCAGCCGGAACGGCTCGGCCAGGTCGCCGGCGTGATCCGCGAGGTACTCGACGGGGTGGCCGCGGACGGTCTCACCGACGCCGAGGTCATGCGTGCCAAGGGGCAGCTGCGCGGCGGGCTGGTGCTGGGCCTGGAGGACACCTCCTCGCGGATGTCCCGGATCGGCAAGAACGAACTGAACTACGGCCGCTACCTGGGCGTCGACGACACGATCGCGCGGATCGACGCGGTCACCACCGAGGACGTGTGTGCGCTCGCTCGCACTCTGCTGCGCAGTCCCGGCGGGGTGTCGTCCGCGGCGGTGGTGGGGCCGTACGCTCACGCCGACGACCTTCCCGACGATCTGCACGAGGTGATCGCGTCATGA
- a CDS encoding polyribonucleotide nucleotidyltransferase — MTDSTGVTVFETEAVLDNGRFGTRTVRFETGRLAKQAAGAVVAYLDEETMLLSATTASKHPKEHFDFFPLTVDVEERMYAAGRIPGAFFRREGRPSTDAILTCRLIDRPLRPSFADGLRNEIQVVITVQSLNPDDPYDVLAINAASASTQIAGLPFSGPVGGVRVGLIEGQWVAFPTWSQLEKATFNMVVAGRIVGDGADDVAIMMVEAEGTEHTLDLIAAGGTAPDEITVAQGLEAAKPFIRVLCEAQQRLAADAAKPTGEFPVYPAYQPDIYEAVAAIASDELAKALQIAGKQERDAATDEVKATVLAKLGLGEGEAFEGRDKEVGGAFKALTKKIMRTRVLTEKIRMDGRGLTDIRQLSAEVAVIPRAHGSALFERGETQILGVTTLNMLRMEQQIDSLSPETTKRYLHHYNFPPFSTGETGRVGSPKRREIGHGMLAERALVPVLPKRDEFPYAIRQVSEALGSNGSTSMGSVCASTMGLFNAGVPLKAPVAGIAMGLVSDEVDGETRYVALTDILGAEDALGDMDFKVAGTKDIITALQLDTKLDGIPSEVLAAALKQAKDARLTILEVIAEAIDGPDEMSPYAPRVTSVKIPVDKIGEVIGPKGKMINSITEETGADISIEDDGTIYVGAADGPSAEAAIDKINAIANPQLPKVGERFLGTVVKTAAFGAFVSLLPGKDGLVHISKLGNGKRIAKVEDVVNVGDKIRVEIADIDNRGKISLIVVKEEEAAKPAEGDADAAEKTEAK; from the coding sequence ATGACCGACTCCACCGGAGTCACCGTGTTCGAAACCGAAGCCGTTCTCGACAACGGCCGTTTCGGCACCCGCACCGTCCGGTTCGAGACCGGCCGGCTCGCCAAGCAGGCCGCCGGCGCTGTCGTCGCGTACCTGGACGAAGAGACCATGCTGCTGTCGGCGACCACGGCGTCGAAGCACCCGAAGGAGCACTTCGACTTCTTCCCGCTGACCGTGGACGTCGAAGAGCGGATGTACGCCGCCGGCCGCATCCCCGGCGCGTTCTTCCGCCGCGAGGGCCGCCCGTCGACCGACGCGATCCTCACCTGCCGCCTGATCGACCGCCCGCTGCGCCCGTCGTTCGCCGACGGCCTGCGCAACGAGATCCAGGTCGTCATCACCGTCCAGAGCCTGAACCCGGACGACCCGTACGACGTGCTGGCGATCAACGCCGCGTCGGCCTCCACCCAGATCGCCGGCCTGCCGTTCTCCGGCCCGGTCGGCGGCGTGCGCGTCGGGCTGATCGAAGGCCAGTGGGTCGCGTTCCCGACCTGGTCGCAGCTCGAGAAGGCGACCTTCAACATGGTCGTCGCCGGTCGCATCGTCGGTGACGGTGCCGATGACGTCGCGATCATGATGGTCGAGGCCGAGGGCACCGAGCACACCCTCGACCTGATCGCCGCGGGCGGCACCGCGCCGGACGAGATCACCGTCGCGCAGGGCCTCGAGGCCGCGAAGCCGTTCATCCGCGTGCTGTGCGAGGCGCAGCAGCGCCTGGCCGCCGACGCCGCGAAGCCGACCGGCGAGTTCCCGGTGTACCCGGCCTACCAGCCGGACATCTACGAGGCCGTCGCCGCGATCGCGTCCGACGAACTGGCCAAGGCTCTGCAGATCGCCGGCAAGCAGGAGCGCGACGCCGCGACCGACGAGGTCAAGGCGACCGTGCTGGCCAAGCTCGGCCTCGGCGAGGGCGAAGCCTTCGAAGGCCGTGACAAGGAGGTCGGCGGTGCGTTCAAAGCGCTGACCAAGAAGATCATGCGCACCCGCGTGCTCACCGAGAAGATCCGGATGGACGGCCGCGGCCTGACCGACATCCGCCAGCTCTCGGCCGAGGTCGCGGTCATCCCGCGGGCGCACGGCTCGGCGCTGTTCGAGCGCGGCGAGACCCAGATCCTGGGCGTCACCACGCTGAACATGCTCCGGATGGAGCAGCAGATCGACTCGCTCTCCCCGGAGACCACGAAGCGCTACCTGCACCACTACAACTTCCCGCCGTTCTCCACCGGCGAGACCGGCCGCGTCGGCTCGCCGAAGCGGCGCGAGATCGGCCACGGCATGCTCGCCGAGCGCGCCCTGGTGCCGGTGCTGCCGAAGCGGGACGAGTTCCCGTACGCGATCCGCCAGGTCTCCGAGGCGCTGGGCTCCAACGGCTCCACCTCGATGGGCTCGGTCTGCGCGTCCACCATGGGCCTGTTCAACGCCGGCGTGCCGCTGAAGGCCCCGGTCGCGGGCATCGCGATGGGCCTGGTGTCCGACGAGGTGGACGGCGAGACCCGCTACGTCGCCCTCACCGACATCCTGGGCGCCGAAGACGCGCTGGGCGACATGGACTTCAAGGTCGCCGGCACGAAGGACATCATCACCGCGCTGCAGCTGGACACCAAGCTCGACGGCATCCCGTCCGAGGTGCTCGCCGCCGCGCTGAAGCAGGCGAAGGACGCTCGCCTCACCATCCTGGAAGTCATCGCCGAGGCGATCGACGGCCCGGACGAGATGAGCCCGTACGCCCCGCGCGTCACCTCGGTGAAGATCCCGGTCGACAAGATCGGCGAGGTCATCGGCCCGAAGGGCAAGATGATCAACTCGATCACCGAGGAGACCGGCGCCGACATCTCGATCGAGGACGACGGCACGATCTACGTGGGCGCGGCCGACGGCCCGTCGGCGGAGGCGGCGATCGACAAGATCAACGCCATCGCCAACCCGCAGCTGCCGAAGGTCGGCGAGCGCTTCCTCGGCACCGTGGTGAAGACGGCCGCGTTCGGCGCGTTCGTCTCGCTGCTGCCGGGCAAGGACGGCCTCGTGCACATCTCGAAGCTGGGCAACGGCAAGCGGATCGCGAAGGTCGAGGACGTGGTGAACGTCGGCGACAAGATCCGCGTCGAGATCGCCGACATCGACAACCGCGGCAAGATCAGCCTGATCGTCGTCAAGGAAGAAGAGGCCGCCAAGCCGGCCGAAGGCGACGCCGACGCGGCGGAGAAGACCGAAGCCAAGTAA
- a CDS encoding GNAT family N-acetyltransferase yields MSAAEVRPAKPSDAAEIARIQRLTWRTAYAGLLGTEAIAELDAADLEGTWAETIEYPDSQVYLAAEGTFTVGYCVAGPAPREEAAAADGTQPEDAPGLIAALVVEPRWGRRGHGGRLLGTAAKDLRENGLSRGIAWVAQSDHATLSFYRRAGWNPDGTVRTLDTGRGTLREVRLTGTLEFELTR; encoded by the coding sequence GTGAGTGCCGCCGAAGTCCGCCCCGCGAAGCCGTCCGACGCCGCCGAGATCGCCCGAATCCAGCGGTTGACCTGGCGGACGGCCTACGCCGGCCTCCTGGGCACCGAAGCCATCGCCGAACTGGACGCCGCCGACCTCGAAGGCACCTGGGCGGAGACGATCGAGTACCCGGACTCCCAGGTCTACCTGGCCGCCGAAGGCACGTTCACGGTCGGCTACTGCGTGGCCGGCCCGGCACCGCGGGAAGAAGCCGCCGCGGCCGACGGGACGCAGCCGGAGGACGCGCCCGGGCTGATCGCGGCGCTGGTGGTCGAGCCGCGATGGGGACGGCGCGGGCACGGCGGGCGGCTGCTCGGGACCGCGGCCAAGGACCTCCGCGAGAACGGCCTGAGCCGCGGCATCGCCTGGGTCGCCCAGTCCGACCACGCGACGCTCAGTTTCTACCGCCGCGCCGGCTGGAACCCCGACGGCACCGTCCGCACCCTCGACACCGGCCGCGGCACGCTGCGCGAAGTCCGGCTCACCGGCACGCTCGAATTCGAGCTCACGCGCTGA
- a CDS encoding membrane protein, giving the protein MKARNVALLMTAALVVYLVLLADRGVALIGTGKPTGIALGIGVFLLPLLGVWTVWTTWRSGVQIMRLSRRLDAEGGLPDVSDLPRRPSGRVDRDAADAWFEQRREEVEADPENWRVWYRLAYAYDVAGDRRRARATMRKAVELEAAERK; this is encoded by the coding sequence GTGAAAGCTCGCAATGTCGCGCTGCTGATGACGGCGGCGCTGGTGGTGTACCTGGTCCTGCTGGCGGACCGGGGCGTGGCCTTGATCGGCACCGGGAAGCCGACCGGGATCGCACTCGGCATCGGCGTGTTCCTGCTCCCGTTGCTGGGGGTCTGGACGGTCTGGACGACCTGGCGCTCCGGCGTGCAGATCATGCGGCTGTCGCGCCGGCTGGACGCCGAGGGCGGGTTGCCGGACGTCTCGGACCTGCCGCGCCGCCCGTCCGGCCGCGTCGACCGGGACGCGGCGGACGCCTGGTTCGAGCAGCGCCGCGAAGAAGTCGAGGCAGATCCGGAGAACTGGCGGGTGTGGTATCGGCTGGCGTACGCCTATGACGTCGCGGGAGACCGGCGACGGGCTCGGGCGACCATGCGGAAGGCGGTCGAGCTGGAGGCCGCGGAGCGCAAGTAA
- a CDS encoding membrane protein, producing MGWVLLTLGVAFGSAIVPLVNAELFVIGLCASQHNVHWLWLGGAVAVGQIAGKLLYYLAARGTLPLPRFLHDRLHRERPLTPRRVRWQQRTKLIRGKVEALRERCQRHPHWMTGTYGVSSLVGLPPFMATSVLAGVVRMRLSTFLAAGLAGRWVRFSLIAASPAMFAGWLR from the coding sequence ATGGGATGGGTGCTCTTGACCCTCGGCGTCGCCTTCGGGTCGGCGATCGTCCCGCTGGTCAACGCCGAACTTTTCGTCATCGGGCTGTGCGCTAGCCAGCACAACGTGCACTGGCTGTGGCTCGGCGGAGCGGTGGCGGTGGGGCAGATCGCCGGAAAGCTGCTGTACTACCTCGCCGCGCGCGGCACGCTCCCGCTCCCCCGTTTCCTGCACGACCGGCTGCACCGCGAACGCCCGCTCACGCCGCGCCGCGTCCGATGGCAGCAGCGCACGAAACTGATCCGCGGCAAAGTCGAAGCGCTGCGCGAACGCTGCCAGCGCCACCCGCATTGGATGACGGGCACGTACGGGGTCAGCTCGCTGGTCGGACTCCCGCCGTTCATGGCGACGAGCGTCTTGGCCGGTGTGGTCCGGATGCGGCTGTCGACGTTCCTCGCGGCCGGACTGGCCGGGCGCTGGGTGCGGTTCAGCTTGATCGCGGCTTCGCCGGCCATGTTCGCCGGATGGCTGCGGTGA
- the rpsO gene encoding 30S ribosomal protein S15, giving the protein MALSTEEKKSILAEYGLHDSDTGSPEAQVALLTKRIVGLTEHLKTHKHDHHSRRGLLLLVGRRRRLLNYTEKVDVARYRELIKRLGLRR; this is encoded by the coding sequence GTGGCGCTGTCCACCGAAGAGAAGAAGTCGATCCTCGCCGAGTACGGCCTGCACGACTCGGACACCGGATCCCCCGAGGCCCAGGTCGCTCTGCTGACCAAGCGGATCGTCGGCCTCACCGAACACCTGAAGACCCACAAGCACGACCACCACTCCCGCCGTGGTCTCCTGCTGCTGGTCGGCCGTCGCCGCCGGCTGCTGAACTACACGGAGAAGGTGGACGTGGCGCGGTACCGCGAGCTGATCAAGCGGCTCGGCCTGCGTCGATAG
- a CDS encoding winged helix-turn-helix domain-containing protein translates to MQTISLSAARRTALAAQGFADPRPAAAPTRRHLAKVLSRVQLLQLDSVNVAVRAHYMPLFSRLGGYDPALVDDAAWSHRARKPRMLVESWAHEASLLPVEDWPLLRSGAKRDGWWRNYTKVVETVPGLIEDVLAVVKEQGPIGAGAIEKELESEATRRGPGAWWERSVVKKACEYLFGVGELSTGTRRSFERLYDLTERVVPPEILSRKVSAEEGARGLVERSARALGVATETDLRDYYRLGPDVSRVAVQELVAEGVLEPVQVGDWRAVAYRHSEARTPRAVSGRALLCPFDPLIWERARTERLFGFRYRIEIYVPEPKREYGYYVFPFLLDGALSARVDLKSDRAAGVLRVQGAFAEPGAAQARVAAELAGELRGMAEWLGLAGVAVGERGDLAAPLKRALR, encoded by the coding sequence ATGCAGACGATCAGCCTTTCCGCCGCCCGGCGCACCGCATTGGCCGCGCAGGGTTTCGCCGACCCCCGGCCCGCCGCGGCCCCGACCCGGCGGCACCTCGCCAAGGTGCTGTCCCGGGTCCAGTTGCTGCAGCTGGACTCCGTCAACGTCGCCGTGCGCGCGCACTACATGCCGCTGTTCTCCCGCCTGGGCGGCTACGACCCGGCACTGGTGGACGATGCCGCCTGGAGCCATCGGGCCCGCAAACCGCGGATGCTCGTGGAGTCGTGGGCGCACGAAGCGAGCCTGCTGCCGGTCGAAGACTGGCCGCTGCTGCGCTCCGGCGCGAAACGGGACGGCTGGTGGCGGAACTACACGAAGGTCGTCGAGACGGTGCCGGGCCTGATCGAAGACGTGCTGGCGGTGGTGAAGGAACAAGGCCCGATCGGAGCCGGGGCGATCGAGAAGGAGCTGGAGAGCGAGGCGACGCGACGCGGTCCGGGCGCGTGGTGGGAACGCTCGGTGGTGAAGAAGGCGTGCGAGTACCTGTTCGGCGTCGGCGAGCTGAGCACCGGAACGCGCCGGTCGTTCGAGCGGCTGTACGACTTGACGGAGCGGGTCGTGCCGCCGGAGATCTTGTCCCGCAAGGTGTCCGCGGAGGAGGGGGCGCGCGGGCTGGTCGAGCGTTCCGCGCGGGCGCTCGGCGTGGCAACGGAAACCGACCTGCGCGACTACTACCGGCTGGGCCCGGACGTCAGCCGCGTCGCGGTCCAGGAACTGGTGGCCGAGGGCGTGCTGGAGCCGGTCCAGGTAGGCGACTGGCGCGCGGTCGCCTACCGGCACAGCGAGGCGCGCACGCCGCGCGCGGTGTCCGGACGGGCGTTGCTGTGCCCGTTCGACCCGCTGATCTGGGAACGCGCCCGGACCGAACGGCTGTTCGGGTTCCGGTACCGGATCGAGATTTACGTGCCGGAGCCGAAGCGGGAGTACGGCTACTACGTGTTTCCGTTCCTGCTGGACGGCGCGCTCTCCGCCCGGGTGGACCTGAAATCGGACCGGGCCGCCGGGGTGCTGCGCGTGCAGGGCGCGTTCGCGGAACCCGGGGCCGCGCAGGCAAGGGTGGCGGCGGAGCTGGCCGGAGAACTGCGCGGGATGGCGGAGTGGCTCGGGCTGGCCGGCGTGGCGGTGGGGGAGCGGGGCGATCTCGCTGCGCCGTTGAAGCGTGCCTTGCGTTGA